A part of Arachis hypogaea cultivar Tifrunner chromosome 12, arahy.Tifrunner.gnm2.J5K5, whole genome shotgun sequence genomic DNA contains:
- the LOC112726323 gene encoding putative disease resistance RPP13-like protein 1: protein MAGVLGGAFLSGFINVVLDRLISADAVNLVVGKKLSPDLVERLKNALTDAGALVDDAELKQLDNHDVKDWLNCLRDALYTADDLLDRICTKAATQKGVRNFLPSFLNSEDRKMVNEIERVVRRIEDLENRKGKLGLEKISTATFSWKTPSTSLEKGKVYGRGDDKKALIKMLNDNNEHHLSVISIVGMGGVGKTTLAQWMYNNAELMEGFDQKAWVCVSENFNIVETTRNIVKEISTNTQDLDSFNSIQDALKKGLSEKKFFIVLDDVWSNDHHQWKGFLAPFHYGVKGSTILLTTRKEDAGSVVQTNYHPHCLIPLSEDYCWSVFAANASFPESNGNPTLEGIGTSIARKCDGLPLAAETLGCLCRRHVAEEWEKISRSDIWGFSINDSKIIPALLVSYHQLPSYLKRCFVYCSLFPKDYPFEKDELILLWMAEDLLRLPKRGESLEDVGCKCFEELVSRLFFKKLQDNKEYFVMHDLLHDLAIFLAGDFYCRIEELGEQEEMKVLTRHLSYFPPERLHHPISKVFNSNAKLESLRTSLYIDDLFSMESVASKFICLRVLSFHKLDVLPDSIGESIHLRYLNLSWTDINRLPESLCNLYNLQTLILYGCSKLTMLPINMHNLVNLRHLDLRKTCLEEMPGGISKMKHLHTLSFFVVGKHEDNGIKELGGLSNLHGSLELKKLENIVDVKEAENARMTNKNLMNELYLEWSSGDDMVPNTKAERDILDNLQPHNSLKELIIKGYKGTVFPDWLGNCSYNNMTSVSLVSCNNCCMLPSLGQLPSLKDLYIQDFGQLSSIGIEFYKNEDNPSLHIAPPFPLLESLKFDNMTCWEEWHLPDSKAFPQLKSLQIRDCRMLKGDMLHQVLMRIVSSSMDALKVRKLVISEFREGLFPGMSLNGDTLSIRRCESVVESVINEMISIKHLPSLQEIEIFGCSFAVFWPLLPKSLQKLTITECSKVEFPQHKYDLVELLIHSSCHSLTSLSLDVFPNLKNLNIHNCRNLESVSMSEAPHAALQRLSITYCFKLVSFAGEGLAAPNLTHLEVSFCEKLEALPRDMKSLLPTLHSLHMYGCPNICRLPEGGLPPNLKELHVEIGEQQMRDLSWMANLHALTRLIISGYWCKNIKSYPEVGSLPHLPSLTTLRLYNFKNLETLECNELLRLPSLQQLHISLCNKLENMEGEKLPPSLLLLRIQKCPLLGEHCKNKHQLIWPKISHIPDIKVF, encoded by the coding sequence ATGGCTGGAGTTCTTGGTGGAGCTTTTCTGTCTGGCTTCATTAATGTTGTCCTGGACAGGCTCATTTCTGCTGATGCTGTCAACTTGGTTGTGGGCAAGAAGCTTAGCCCTGACTTGGTTGAGAGACTGAAGAATGCTCTGACAGATGCTGGAGCTCTTGTTGATGATGCAGAGCTCAAGCAACTTGATAACCATGATGTGAAGGACTGGCTCAACTGTCTCCGAGATGCTCTTTACACTGCCGATGACTTGCTGGACCGCATCTGCACCAAAGCTGCAACTCAAAAGGGGGTACGCAATTTCTTGCCTAGCTTCTTGAATTCTGAAGACAGGAAGATGGTGAACGAGATAGAAAGGGTGGTTAGAAGGATAGAAGATCTTGAGAACCGCAAAGGAAAGCTTGGGCTTGAAAAGATTTCCACTGCTACCTTCTCATGGAAAACTCCATCCACTTCTCTTGAAAAAGGGAAGGTGTATGGCAGGGGGGATGACAAAAAGGCCTTAATCAAGATGCTGAATGACAACAATGAGCATCACCTCTCTGTGATCTCTATTGTTGGCATGGGTGGTGTTGGTAAAACTACTTTGGCTCAATGGATGTACAATAATGCAGAGTTGATGGAGGGATTTGATCAGAAAGCATGGGTTTGCGTTTCGGAAAACTTCAATATTGTTGAGACTACAAGGAATATAGTAAAGGAGATCTCTACAAATACTCAGGATCTTGATagcttcaattcaattcaagacGCTTTGAAGAAAGGATTGTCTGAAAAGAAGTTCTTTATTGTTTTGGATGATGTTTGGAGTAATGATCATCATCAATGGAAGGGTTTTCTAGCCCCTTTTCACTATGGGGTTAAGGGAAGTACTATTCTTCTGACAACACGCAAGGAAGATGCTGGTTCAGTTGTTCAAACAAATTATCACCCTCACTGTCTCATTCCATTATCAGAAGACTACTGTTGGTCAGTGTTTGCAGCCAATGCTTCTTTTCCAGAATCAAATGGGAACCCGACACTAGAAGGAATAGGCACAAGCATTGCTAGGAAGTGTGATGGTTTGCCATTAGCAGCCGAAACCCTTGGTTGCTTGTGCAGAAGGCATGTTGCTGAGGAATGGGAAAAAATCTCAAGGAGTGACATTTGGGGATTTTCTATAAATGACAGTAAGATTATTCCAGCGTTGTTAGTAAGTTATCATCAACTTCCTTCATATTTAAAGCGTTGCTTTGTTTATTGTTCATTGTTTCCCAAAGATTATCCCTTTGAGAAAGATGAACTAATTTTGTTGTGGATGGCCGAAGATCTTTTAAGACTaccaaagagaggagagagcttggAAGATGTTGGTTGCAAATGTTTTGAAGAATTAGTTTCAAGGTTATTCTTTAAAAAGCTTCAGGACAATAAGGAGTATTTTGTGATGCATGATCTCTTGCATGACTTGGCAATATTCCTTGCTGGAGATTTCTATTGTAGAATAGAAGAGCTTGGTGAACAAGAAGAAATGAAGGTTCTCACTCGCCATTTGTCATATTTCCCACCTGAAAGGTTACATCATCCAATCTCAAAAGTCTTTAACTCCAATGCAAAGTTGGAATCTTTGAGGACATCCTTGTATATCGATGATTTGTTCAGCATGGAAAGTGTAGCATCTAAGTTTATATGCTTGAGAGTTTTATCCTTTCATAAACTTGATGTATTACCTGATTCAATAGGTGAATCGATTCATCTACGGTATTTGAATCTCTCTTGGACTGACATTAACAGGTTGCCAGAATCATTGTGCAACTTGTATAATCTACAAACTTTAATATTGTACGGATGTTCTAAGTTGACCATGTTGCCCATTAACATGCACAATCTTGTGAATTTACGGCATCTTGATCTTAGGAAAACTTGTTTGGAAGAAATGCCTGGAGGAATAAGCAAAATGAAACATTTGCATACCTTAAGTTTCTTTGTGGTGGGGAAGCATGAAGATAATGGAATCAAGGAATTAGGAGGGCTCTCAAATCTTCATGGATCACTTGAGCTTAAGAAGTTGGAGAATATTGTTGATGTGAAAGAAGCAGAGAATGCAAGGATGACAAACAAGAATCTGATGAACGAATTATACTTGGAGTGGTCTTCAGGTGATGATATGGTTCCGAACACCAAAGCTGAAAGAGATATACTTGACAACTTGCAACCTCACAACAGCTTGAAAGAGTTGATCATCAAGGGATATAAGGGTACAGTATTTCCAGATTGGTTGGGGAACTGTTCATACAACAATATGACAAGTGTATCTCTAGTGTCTTGCAACAATTGCTGCATGCTGCCTTCACTTGGACAGTTGCCATCTCTTAAGGACCTGTACATTCAAGATTTCGGTCAGCTCAGCAGCATTGGAATTGAGTTTTACAAGAATGAAGACAATCCTTCTTTGCATATTGCTCCTCCTTTTCCCTTGTTGGAGAGTTTGAAATTTGATAACATGACATGTTGGGAGGAGTGGCACTTACCTGACTCAAAAGCTTTTCCTCAGCTTAAGAGTCTTCAAATAAGAGATTGTCGAATGTTAAAGGGAGATATGCTTCATCAGGTATTGATGAGAATCGTTTCTTCTTCAATGGATGCTTTGAAAGTTCGCAAGTTAGTTATAAGCGAATTTCGAGAAGGATTGTTTCCTGGTATGTCACTTAATGGGGATACATTATCAATTAGGAGATGTGAATCTGTGGTGGAGTCTGTAATTAACGAAATGATCAGCATTAAGCATCTACCCTCCCTCCAAGAAATAGAAATCTTCGGGTGTTCGTTTGCTGTGTTCTGGCCTTTACTACCCAAATCTTTGCAAAAGCTCACAATCACGGAGTGCAGCAAAGTGGAATTCCCGCAGCACAAGTATGATTTGGTAGAGCTACTAATACATTCCAGCTGTCATTCACTGACCTCCTTGTCGTTGGATGTCTTTCCCAATCTCAAGAATCTCAATATACATAATTGTAGGAATCTGGAATCAGTGTCAATGTCAGAGGCACCACACGCTGCTCTTCAACGTCTATCCATTACTTACTGCTTCAAATTAGTGTCATTTGCAGGAGAAGGACTGGCTGCACCCAACTTGACTCATCTTGAAGTCAGCTTCTGCGAGAAGTTGGAGGCATTACCACGTGACATGAAGAGTCTACTCCCAACTTTACACTCTCTCCACATGTATGGTTGCCCAAACATTTGCAGGTTGCCAGAGGGTGGTTTGCCGCCTAACTTGAAAGAGCTTCATGTGGAAATTGGCGAGCAACAAATGAGGGATCTATCATGGATGGCCAACTTGCACGCCCTCACTCGTCTTATTATTAGTGGTTATTGGTGTAAGAATATAAAGTCATACCCAGAGGTGGGTTCGCTGCCTCACCTTCCCTCCCTTACCACTCTGCGTCTCTACAACTTTAAGAATCTGGAGACATTGGAGTGCAACGAGCTTCTCCGCCTCCCCTCCCTTCAACAACTACACATTTCATTGTGCAACAAGCTGGAGAATATGGAAGGAGAAAAGCTGCCTCCCTCTCTCTTGCTACTGAGAATTCAaaagtgtcctttgctgggagaACACTGCAAGAACAAGCATCAACTAATCTGGCCCAAAATTTCCCACATCCCTGACATTAAAGTCTTCTAA
- the LOC112729069 gene encoding putative disease resistance RPP13-like protein 1 produces MAGVLVGGAFLSGFINVVLDRLISADAVNLVVGKKLSPDLVERLKNALTDAGALVDDAELKQLDNHDVKQWLNCLRDALYTADDLLDLICTKAATQKGVRNFLPSFLNSEDRKMVNEIERVVRRIEDLENRKGKLGLEKISTATFSWKTPTTSLVRGNVYGREDDKKALIKMLNDNNEHHLSVISIVGMGGVGKTTLAQWMYNNAELMEGFDRKAWVCVSENFNIVETTRNIVKEISTNAQDLDSFNSVQDALKKGFSEKKFFIVLDDVWSNDHHQWKDFLAPFQYGVKGSTILLTTRKEDVGSVVQTNYHPHYLIPLSEDYCWSVFAANASFPESNGNPTLEGIGRSIARKCDGLPLAAETLGCLCRGHVAEEWEKISRSDIWGFSINDSKIIPALLLQDNKEYFVMHDLLHDLAIFLAGDFYCRIEALGEHEEKKVLTRHFSYFPPERLHRPISKVFNSNAKLESFRTSLYIDDLFSMESVASKFICLRVLSFHKLDVLPDSIGELIHLRYLNLSSTDINRLPESLCNLYNLQTLILYRCTELTMLPVNMHNLVNLRHLDLRKTSLEEMPGGISKMKHLHTLSSFVVGKHEDNGIKELGGLSNLHGSLELKKLENIVDVKEAENARMTNKNLINELYLEWSSGDDMVPNTKAERDILDSLQPHNSLKELRIKGYKGTIFPDWLGHCSYNNMTSVSLESCNNCCMLPSLGQLPYLKALRIQGFDQLKCVGMEFYKGIGDPSLHIAPPFPLLESLEFDNMPCWEEWHLPDSKAFPQLKSLQIIDCPMLKGDTLHRVLMRIVSSSSDALKVRKLVIQSEAAGFADMSLNGDRLSIRGSESVVESAFNEMISIKHLPSLQEVEIIGCSFAVSWPNNCLLPKSLQKLTITDCSKVEFPQHKYDLVELLIHSCHSLTSLSLDVFPNLKNLDITVCSNLESVSMSEAPHAALQRLSIRFCDKLVSLAGEGLAAPNLTHLKIIGCSKLEALPRDMKSILPSLQSLNIQSCPNICRLPEGGLPPNLKSLVVRICEQQTRDLSWMANLDALTHLAIDGYNCKNIKSYPEVGSLPHLPSLTTLYIWWFDNLETLECNELLRLTSLQQLSISFCQKLENMEGEKLPPSLLLLQIEGCRLLGGLCKNKHQQIWSKISHIPNIKFSE; encoded by the exons ATGGCTGGAGTTCTTGTTGGTGGAGCTTTTCTGTCCGGCTTCATTAATGTTGTGCTAGACAGGCTCATTTCTGCTGATGCTGTCAACTTGGTTGTGGGCAAGAAGCTTAGCCCTGACTTGGTTGAAAGGCTGAAGAATGCTCTGACAGATGCTGGAGCTCTTGTTGATGATGCAGAGCTCAAGCAACTTGATAACCATGATGTGAAGCAGTGGCTCAACTGTCTCCGAGATGCTCTTTACACTGCCGATGACTTGCTGGACCTTATCTGCACCAAAGCTGCAACTCAAAAGGGGGTACGCAATTTCTTGCCTAGCTTCTTGAATTCTGAAGACAGGAAGATGGTGAATGAGATAGAAAGGGTGGTTAGAAGGATAGAAGATCTTGAGAACCGGAAAGGAAAGCTTGGGCTTGAAAAGATTTCCACTGCTACCTTCTCCTGGAAAACTCCAACCACTTCTCTTGTAAGAGGGAATGTGTATGGAAGGGAGGATGACAAGAAGGCCTTAATCAAGATGCTGAATGACAACAATGAGCATCACCTGTCTGTGATCTCTATTGTTGGCATGGGTGGTGTTGGTAAAACTACTTTGGCTCAATGGATGTATAATAATGCAGAGTTGATGGAGGGATTTGATCGGAAAGCATGGGTTTGCGTTTCGGAAAACTTCAATATTGTTGAGACTACAAGGAATATAGTAAAGGAGATCTCTACAAATGCTCAGGATCTTGATAGCTTCAATTCAGTTCAAGATGCTTTGAAGAAAGGATTTTCCGAAAAGAAGTTCTTTATTGTTTTGGATGATGTTTGGAGTAATGATCATCATCAATGGAAGGATTTTCTAGCCCCTTTTCAATATGGGGTTAAGGGAAGTACTATTCTTCTAACTACTCGCAAGGAAGATGTTGGTTCAGTTGTTCAAACAAATTATCACCCTCACTATCTCATTCCATTATCAGAAGACTACTGTTGGTCAGTGTTTGCAGCCAATGCTTCTTTTCCAGAATCAAATGGGAACCCGACACTAGAAGGAATAGGCAGAAGCATTGCTAGGAAGTGTGATGGTTTGCCATTAGCAGCCGAAACCCTTGGTTGCTTGTGCAGAGGGCATGTTGCTGAGGAATGGGAAAAAATATCAAGGAGTGACATTTGGGGATTTTCTATAAATGACAGTAAGATTATTCCAGCGTTGTTA CTTCAAGACAATAAGGAGTATTTTGTGATGCATGATCTCTTGCATGACTTGGCAATATTCCTTGCTGGAGATTTCTATTGTAGAATAGAAGCACTTGGTGAACATGAAGAAAAGAAGGTTCTCACTCGCCATTTCTCATATTTCCCACCTGAAAGGTTACATCGTCCAATCTCAAAAGTCTTCAACTCCAATGCAAAGTTGGAATCTTTCAGGACATCGTTGTATATCGATGATTTGTTCAGCATGGAAAGTGTAGCATCTAAGTTTATATGCTTGAGAGTTTTATCCTTTCATAAACTTGATGTATTACCTGATTCAATAGGTGAATTGATTCATCTACGGTATTTGAATCTCTCTTCGACTGACATTAACAGGTTGCCAGAATCATTGTGCAACTTGTATAATCTGCAAACATTAATATTGTACAGATGTACTGAGTTGACCATGTTGCCCGTTAACATGCACAATCTTGTGAATTTACGGCACCTTGATCTTAGGAAAACTTCTTTGGAAGAAATGCCTGGAGGAATAAGCAAAATGAAACACTTGCATACCTTAAGTTCGTTTGTGGTGGGCAAGCATGAAGATAATGGAATCAAGGAATTAGGAGGGCTCTCAAATCTTCACGGATCACTTGAGCTTAAGAAGTTGGAGAATATTGTGGACGTGAAAGAAGCAGAGAATGCAAGGATGACAAACAAGAATCTCATCAACGAATTATACTTGGAGTGGTCTTCAGGTGATGATATGGTTCCGAACACAAAAGCCGAAAGAGATATACTTGACAGCTTGCAACCTCACAACAGCTTGAAAGAGTTGAGAATCAAGGGATACAAGGGTACAATATTTCCAGATTGGTTGGGACACTGTTCTTACAACAATATGACAAGTGTATCTCTAGAGTCTTGCAACAATTGCTGCATGCTACCTTCACTTGGACAGTTGCCATATCTTAAGGCCCTGCGCATTCAAGGTTTTGATCAGCTGAAGTGTGTTGGCATGGAGTTTTACAAGGGTATTGGTGACCCTTCTTTGCATATTGCTCCTCCTTTTCCCTTGTTGGAGAGTTTGGAATTTGATAACATGCCATGTTGGGAGGAGTGGCACTTACCTGACTCAAAAGCTTTTCCTCAGCTTAAGAGTCTTCAAATAATAGATTGTCCAATGTTAAAGGGAGATACGCTTCATCGGGTATTGATGAGAATTGTTTCTTCTTCATCGGATGCTTTGAAAGTTCGCAAGCTAGTTATCCAATCTGAAGCAGCAGGGTTTGCAGATATGTCACTTAATGGGGATAGATTATCAATTAGGGGAAGTGAATCTGTGGTGGAGTCTGCATTTAACGAAATGATCAGCATTAAGCATCTACCCTCCCTCCAAGAAGTAGAAATTATCGGGTGTTCGTTTGCTGTGTCCTGGCCGAACAATTGTTTACTACCCAAATCTTTGCAAAAGCTCACAATCACGGACTGCAGCAAAGTGGAATTCCCGCAGCACAAGTACGATTTGGTAGAGCTACTAATACACAGCTGTCATTCACTGACCTCCTTGTCGTTGGATGTCTTTCCCAATCTCAAGAATCTCGATATAACAGTGTGTTCAAATCTGGAATCAGTGTCAATGTCAGAGGCACCACACGCTGCTCTTCAACGTCTCTCCATTAGATTCTGCGACAAATTAGTGTCATTAGCAGGAGAAGGACTGGCTGCACCCAACTTGACTCATCTCAAGATAATAGGGTGCTCAAAGTTGGAGGCATTACCACGTGACATGAAGAGTATACTCCCAAGTCTACAGTCTCTCAACATACAAAGCTGCCCAAATATTTGCAGGTTGCCAGAGGGTGGTTTGCCGCCTAACTTGAAATCACTTGTAGTGCGAATTTGCGAGCAACAAACAAGGGATCTATCATGGATGGCCAACTTGGACGCCCTCACTCATCTTGCCATTGATGGTTATAACTGTAAGAACATAAAGTCATACCCAGAGGTGGGTTCGCTGCCTCACCTTCCTTCCCTTACCACTCTTTATATATGGTGGTTCGATAATCTGGAGACATTGGAGTGCAACGAGCTTCTCCGCCTCACCTCCCTTCAACAATTAAGCATTTCATTCTGCCAGAAGCTGGAGAATATGGAAGGAGAAAAGCTGCCTCCCTCTCTCTTGCTACTCCAAATTGAAGGGTGTCGTTTGCTGGGAGGATTATGCAAGAATAAGCATCAACAAATTTGGTCCAAAATTTCCCACATCCCCAACATTAAATTTTCTGAATAG